Genomic DNA from Sebaldella sp. S0638:
TCCTAAAATGTCTTTTCTTTCACAGGATTCAGGCTTTACCGGATACTATGCCCGTGTTTTGAAAGAAGGAAATCTGAATGTAAATGATAAGATTACTCTGATTGAAAAAAGTCCTCATAACATAAGCGTAGAATTCACCAATCAAATTCTGCATAATGATAATAAAAATACAGAAGCTATAAAAAAGATTCTTGAAGTAAAAGAAATAGCGGCAAATTTACGAAAAAACTTTGAAAAGCTGCTAGCCGGAGAAACAATAGATCCGCGTCCAAGATTAACGGGATTATAATTTTTCCTTTTACAATGTTTTATAATAAAAATATCATAATCATAAAAAGAAGGAGTTCATATTTTATATGCTCCTTCTTTTTTTTGAAAATATTATATAATAAATTCATCAAATTATTTTATATCTCTCCAAAAAAAGATAAAATCTATAAATTTTCTGATCTGATATTATGATTTTTTACTATTTTTCTTTCTGTAAAAGTTTCCTTTTAAGAAAATAACAATTAATACCACTGCTGCCATTGCCAGCCAGCCTGCTTCCGACATCATAACAGACGGTGTTTCATTCCCCTTGCCGTTTAGAAATTTTTCCTGCAGTTCAAGAAGCATTTCTTCCTGTTCCTTCGTTTCCATAACTATAAAAGCTGTATTTTTCGTCAAAATCCTTTTTTGCATTGCCTCTTTAATTCCTGCGATCTGATCCTTAGCTTCTATATTCTGAATTGCATTTTTCTGCAGGACAAAAGCTTTTTCATAATCATTTCCTGCTTGTTTGCCTGATATTTTACTATCATAGATTATTTCACTTTTATCATCATCTTTTATTACTGTCCCGTTATAATTAACAGCAGTATTTGTGATTATTCCGCCTGTTTCCTGCAATATATCATTACTGTAAAAATCAAACGGAATCAATGATAAATCAGAATTCAGCCTGTAATAATAATCATTTTCCGGAAAAACCTTTGCTAACTGTGTCTTTTCAAATTCCACCACTCTGTTCATATTATCCGTAACCATAATAATAACAGGAAATTTCCCCTGCGGCACAGAAGAAAATATCTTCTCTACAGTATAGGCTGTATTAAATCCTCCCTCAGATATTACTTCCGGAGTCTTTGAATTTATATCTTTTATTTCCATTGACTGATAAGACACTGCATAATATACAGGACTTTCCAGATTTTTTTCTTCTGCGTATTTTTTTGCCAGTTCAATATGCTTTTTATACGATGATTTTTTACCTGCATCTATCAAAAAGTAATATTGAGGTTTTCTTTCTATTTTTGGCAGTGATTTCTTATAATCTGCGGGAATGTACTGCAGCCCGTCCAGCTGTATCGGAGTTTTTTCTGTATTTTCAGCTTCAAGATTAATTACCTTCCCATCAATACTAAAAGAGCCGTTCTGACTGTACATAATCTGAAAACCTGTTTTTCTCGTATATGATTTTTCAAACGGAAAAGGAAAAACTCTCAGTGACAGTTTATTATCATTGTCATAATAGATTATTCCCGGATCTCTTTGTGTCCTTATAATACTTTCATAGGCTGTTTTTGCCGCTCTTTTATCTGTCATAATTCCACGTTTTTTTTCTTCCCCTACATACAGGTAATAATCTGTTATAAAGCTGCCGTCAGGAAGTATAAAGTTAGTCCTATATTCTCTGGGGCCGGTTTTATTCCCTGTTAGTGTTATCTCCATATCCACCCAGACCTTATATGCTCCTAATTCTTTTATATATTCCTTATCCCTTGTGGAAATCTGAAGATCAAAATCTACATTAATTAACTTATCTTTTGCTATTACTTCAGACTCGCTTACGACTTTTTCAGGAGTAAATATTTTTTGTATTTTTTCTGCTGATTCTTCTGTAAAAACTCTATTATCAAGTACAATATACCTGTATATAGTCGATATCAGAGGAGTACCGGGATTAAAGCTGAGAAATTCCATATCTCTTGATGATCTCATAGTATTTCTTATCTGAGTTATTGATCTGTCTAATCTTTTCATATTAACTTCTTCTTGTGTATTTTCACCGGAATTCATATAGACCCATAGCTTTATTAAAATTTATGCCGTCTATCTTAAAATTTGCCGCAAGAATAAAAGGTAGAGTCAAAAATCCTATTAACGCTGTAAAAATAATAATATTATTTGAATACTTCTTTTTCAAGATCCTTATATCTCTTATAATTTGTCTTAGCTGGACATAAAAAACAGCTGCCGGTGCGAAAACCAAAAGCCCCAGTCCGTAGACAACTATCCCCATAAAACCTATGGGAATATACGGAATAAAAACTACTGCAAAATAAACTATATATGCAAAACCAGCTATTTTCAGATAAAACACCAAAAGTTTTCCGGGAATGTTCTTAATATCTAATAATAATACAAGACCATTTAGTAACGCTATTATGTCAAACCATATACTGCTGAAATCTCCCAGCACATTTCCCATCCATTTATTCAAAAACAGACCGGTTACGGGAAGTACGATTCCTGTTATTAATACCAGAATACGGTAAAGAAGTGTGTATTCTTTTTCATCATTATCCGCCTGTATATTTTTTTTACCTTGAATATGTGACATATAAAGCTGTCTGCCTATTAAGAACAAAAATATACAGAAAAAGCCAATGGCCATTACCATGCTTAAACTATTAAAAGAAAATATTCCAAATAAGATATAAATCACTACAGGAAAAACCACACACAGTATACTTAGTACCGTAATATCCCTTTTATCCTCTTCGCTTCCTACCCTGACAGCCTCTACTGCCAGATAAAACATGCTAAAAGCATTGAACAGCAAATAAAAAACCGGTGCAGACATATTAAAAATCCTCAGACTTTCCCTATATAAAAAACATATCCCGAACGAAAAAACGATAAAATAGGCGAAAAGAAAAAAGTACAGCGCCTTTATCCCTATTTTTTCTTTTTGTTTATTTTTGAGATAATAACAAAATATCACAATATTCAAAATAATTTCAAAAATAAACACAACTGAAATTTCAACTCCCGGCATCTGCCGGTTTAATATAAAACATAATGCTAAAAGTAATGCCATTATACACTGCGGCAATATTACATAACTTAATAATTTTTTCAAATTTTCCACTCCTTTTCCTTTATGATTTTTTTTCTGATCTGTAATTTAAAAATGCATATAATCCAAGCCCTGTGCCAAAATATACCATAAGTGAAAAAATTGTATGAATCAGCTGAAAATTCTCCATCCCGCAAAAAGGTATACTTGCTGTAATTCTAAATACCGTTGCTATATATGCAAGAAAAACCGCTGTAATGCAAAATAACAGAATACTGCTTATTTTTTTGAAAAAACCGTCATATCTGTCTACCCGGCATATAGTAAGTATTAGAAACAAACATATAAATAATTTTGCACCAATACAGCTTTCCCCTATTATAAACAAACCGCCTGCTTCACGGTATCCTGTCCCCGGAATAAATTCGAACTGCATGGGATACAGCAGTTTTATAGTTGAAATATGCGGTATAAGTGTAATTCTTATATCTGTTGTTAAGAATATATAAACAGCAAAAGAAACAATAGCAGTAAATAAATAAATAATAATTTTTTCCAGCTTGATATTTTCAGACATCGGCTTACTCCTATGAATTATACTCAATAAAATTTTATATCCAAAATTTCTATTCT
This window encodes:
- the xrtK gene encoding exosortase K; translation: MSENIKLEKIIIYLFTAIVSFAVYIFLTTDIRITLIPHISTIKLLYPMQFEFIPGTGYREAGGLFIIGESCIGAKLFICLFLILTICRVDRYDGFFKKISSILLFCITAVFLAYIATVFRITASIPFCGMENFQLIHTIFSLMVYFGTGLGLYAFLNYRSEKKS